The Longimicrobiaceae bacterium genome segment GGCGGGTTCCGGTATGCCTGCACCGCGGCGGCGGAAAGGGCGGGGCCGGTGTCCTGGCCGGGGGCCGCCCCGGGAGCGGCAGCGAGCGCGAGCGTCAGCAGGGCGGCGGTCCGGATGCCCCGGCCGAACCGGGACGGGCGAGCTGTATTCATCGTGGATCTCCGTTCGTGTAAGAATCAGGTGCCTCGATCGAACGGGAGGAAGCTACGCCGACGCGGTCAACCGGGAATTAACGGGCGGTAAAACGGGGCGCGTGGGCCGGCATCTTGCGTCCCGTCGCCCGCTTTCGGCGTGGTCCGCGCGCCGGGATCGGAACCCCAGACGGGAGGTGAGAATGGCCCAGGCGAAGAGCGGCGACACGGTGCGCGTCCACTACACCGGCAGGCTGGACGATGGGACGGTGTTCGACTCCTCCCAGGGGCGCGAGCCGCTTGAGTTCACGCTGGGCGCGCAGCAGGTGATCCCCGGCTTCGAGCAGGCGGTGGACGGGTTGAGCCCGGGCGAGGAGCGCACGGTGGAGATCCCCGCGGACCGGGCGTACGGCCCGCGCCGCGACGAGATGATGCTCACCGTGGGGCGCGACCAGTTCCCGCCCGAGGTGCAGCCCGAGGTGGGGCAGCAGCTGCAGATGAGCCAGGGCGAACAGGTGGCGGTCGTCACCGTGGCCGAGGTCAGCGACACCGACGTGACGCTGGACGCCAACCACCCGCTTGCCGGCAAGGACCTCACCTTCGACGTGCGGCTGGTCGACATCGTCTGAGACAAAGGAATCGGCGGCCAGATCGGCCGCCGATTTTCCGCTGACCGCTGCGGCCTCTGTGGCTCCGGCCACGCTCCCCGATCGGGCTAGGTTCCGCAGAAGGTCCGGAACACCCGTTCGTCCT includes the following:
- a CDS encoding peptidylprolyl isomerase; this encodes MAQAKSGDTVRVHYTGRLDDGTVFDSSQGREPLEFTLGAQQVIPGFEQAVDGLSPGEERTVEIPADRAYGPRRDEMMLTVGRDQFPPEVQPEVGQQLQMSQGEQVAVVTVAEVSDTDVTLDANHPLAGKDLTFDVRLVDIV